The window CAGGACGCGGAAGGTCGGAGGCGTCTGCGAAACATCGCGAAGACGTGTCAGAACTGGGGGCAGCGGGTGCAGTTCTCGGTCTTTGAGTGCATTGTCGATCCGGGCCAATGGGCGGGATTGCGCGCGAAGCTCATCGCAATGATGAATCCGGAGAAGGACAGCCTGCGGTTCTATTTCCTCGGCTCGAACTGGAAGCATCGCGTAGAGCACGTGGGCGCCAAGCCTACGCTCGACCAGGAGGGTCCCCTTGTTTTCTAAGGCGGAGTGGATTGAAGCTTGCGCGAACCTCAAGCTGACAGAAACACCCAGGGGGATTCGCGGTGCCAGATCTCCTTATGAATTCTACAGATTTTGGAAAACCGCCATCCTGCGCAAGGATAGGAGAAGCCGCGAAGCAGCGGTTCGCGTAAGCGCCCTGGATTTCGCAGGTGCGGCGCGGATTTAAAGAAGAACGGTCGCCCCCCGCGCGGGGGCGTGGATTGAAACCAGCCGCGTGCCGAATTGAATCGGCTTGCCAGGGGTCGCCCCCCGCGCGGGGGCGTGGATTGAAACTTCAACGACCGGCGTTATTTATAAGGGGACTAATGTCGCCCCCCGCGCGGGGGCGTGGATTGAAACGCCGTCAATGAGATCCTGGAGCACATCGGCGGGGTCGCCCCCCGCGCGGGGGCGTGGATTGAAACAGCGTGTGACTCTGCGGCCAGTTGTTGCCGTGCGTCGCCCCCCGCGCGGGGGCGTGGATTGAAACTCAAGAGCGAGCCGTTGACTTGGCCGAGCAGGAGGTCGCCCCCCGCGCGGGGGCGTGGATTGAAACTATGACCGTCGCCTTCTGAACGCTAAGGACTTGAGTCGCCCCCCGCGCGGGGGCGTGGATTGAAACGCCGGATGCGTCCATACGCCACCAACCGTGACCCGTCGCCCCCCGCGCGGGGGCGTGGATTGAAACACCGATAGTAGTACATTCGCTGGAGGGGTTGGCGTCGCCCCCCGCGCGGGGGCGTGGATTGAAACAGGCGTTCTCGTTGAATGACCTGCTGAAGGAAGGTCGCCCCCCGCGCGGGGGCGTGGATTGAAACGTGTCTATCGTGTCGGCGGGCGCGATGTTCCGAGGTCGCCCCCCGCGCGGGGGCGTGGATTGAAACTAGTGTCCACGTCGTATACCGAGCCCCGAGTTCTGTCGCCCCCCGCGCGGGGGCGTGGATTGAAACAAGTGACTGCAAGGCTTCAGCATCCCAGGTCGCGTCGCCCCCCGCGCGGGGGCGTGGATTGAAACAACTATTGTGACTCCTAGTCTACGATTCCAATCAAGTCGCCCCCCGCGCGGGGGCGTGGATTGAAACAATGCTGGTGTGTATATCGGGACAGCGGGCGCGGTCGCCCCCCGCGCGGGGGCGTGGATTGAAACCTTGAATCGATCCAACAATGCACCCATTCCCTCTGTCGCCCCCCGCGCGGGGGCGTGGATTGAAACAACTATTGTGACTCCTAGTCTACGATTCCAATCAAGTCGCCCCCCGCGCGGGGGCGTGGATTGAAACAAGGAGCCGTCGAGTTGGGCGGGGATCGGCGTGGTCGCCCCCCGCGCGGGGGCGTGGATTGAAACTGGTAATGGTGGAAATGGTGGTGGTGAATATCCCGTCGCCCCCCGCGCGGGGGCGTGGATTGAAACTCGATAGCCGCCATAGAGCCAACGCGTGACCTGGGTCGCCCCCCGCGCGGGGGCGTGGATTGAAACTTGACCTCGGCCATGTGCGAAGCAAAGTTCGGTGGTCGCCCCCCGCGCGGGGGCGTGGATTGAAACCGCGCACTAGCGATCGCAGATCACCTTAAAACCCTGTCGCCCCCCGCGCGGGGGCGTGGATTGAAACGGGATGTGCAGTGTGGAACGTACTTCAAGGCATCGGTCGCCCCCCGCGCGGGGGCGTGGATTGAAACATTGACGGCGAGATACTGTTTGCGGTCCAACTGGGTCGCCCCCCGCGCGGGGGCGTGGATTGAAACTCGATAGCCGCCATAGAGCCAACGCGTGACCTGGGTCGCCCCCCGCGCGGGGGCGTGGATTGAAACTTGACCTCGGCCATGTGCGAAGCAAAGTTCGGTGGTCGCCCCCCGCGCGGGGGCGTGGATTGAAACATTGACGGCGAGATACTGTTTGCGGTCCAACTGGGTCGCCCCCCGCGCGGGGGCGTGGATTGAAACCAGTTATAAGGCCGCCGAGCCCATTCGCAATGTTGTCGCCCCCCGCGCGGGGGCGTGGATTGAAACCGTTCGTCTGACCTGGCCGGGCAAGAGCTTCGCCGTCGCCCCCCGCGCGGGGGCGTGGATTGAAACTTCGACAATCTCTTCCGTACTACTCTTCGCCATGTCGCCCCCCGCGCGGGGGCGTGGATTGAAACATCGCTCCCCCCTCGCCTCCAAGTCTGCTTTCCCGTCGCCCCCCGCGCGGGGGCGTGGATTGAAACTCGATAGCCGCCATAGAGCCAACGCGTGACCTGGGTCGCCCCCCGCGCGGGGGCGTGGATTGAAACTATCCAGATCCGATGCTCGTCGGCATAGTCGTACGTCGCCCCCCGCGCGGGGGCGTGGATTGAAACACGTTACAAGGGCGCGTCCGGGCTGAATTGATTGGTCGCCCCCCGCGCGGGGGCGTGGATTGAAACACATTCATCGCACATAACTGCCGTCCACGACGTAGTCGCCCCCCGCGCGGGGGCGTGGATTGAAACAAGCGGATTGCCACGGCCCGCGCCGATGACCCGGAGTCGCCCCCCGCGCGGGGGCGTGGATTGAAACAGCATAGCGTGTGTGGAGGATCATTAGGTCCTGCGTCGCCCCCCGCGCGGGGGCGTGGATTGAAACCCGATAGTTGCCTTCACACATCCCCAAATAATGTGTCGCCCCCCGCGCGGGGGCGTGGATTGAAACCGCTTTCTGTTGGGCGTCTCGGATCGCGCACCGTGTCGCCCCCCGCGCGGGGGCGTGGATTGAAAC of the Candidatus Methylomirabilis sp. genome contains:
- the cas2 gene encoding CRISPR-associated endonuclease Cas2 translates to MFVLVSYDVNTQDAEGRRRLRNIAKTCQNWGQRVQFSVFECIVDPGQWAGLRAKLIAMMNPEKDSLRFYFLGSNWKHRVEHVGAKPTLDQEGPLVF